Proteins found in one Mustela lutreola isolate mMusLut2 chromosome 12, mMusLut2.pri, whole genome shotgun sequence genomic segment:
- the IER5L gene encoding immediate early response gene 5-like protein: protein MECALDAQSLISISLRKIHSSRTQRGGIKLHKNLLVSYVLRNARQLYLSERYAELYRRQQQQQQQQQQQQPPHHQHQHLAYAAPGMPASAADFGPLQLGGGGDAEAREPAARHQLHQLHQLHQLHLQQQLHQHQHPAPRGCAAAAGAPAGGAGALSELPGCAALQPPHGAPHRGQPLEQLQPGPAPLPPPAPAALCPRDPRASAACSAPSAPPAAAPQAAAGASPPASPAPASSPGFYRGAYPAPSDFGVHCSSQTTVLDLDTHVVTTVENGYLHQDCCASAHCPCCGQGAPGPGLASAAGCKRKYYPGQEEDEDDEEDAGDLGAEPPGGAQFAPCKRARFEDFCPDSSPDASNISNLISIFGSGFSGLVSRQPDSSEQPPPLNGQLCAKQALASLGAWTRAIVAF, encoded by the coding sequence ATGGAGTGCGCCCTGGACGCCCAGAGCCTGATCAGCATCTCCCTGCGCAAGATCCACAGCTCCCGGACCCAGCGCGGCGGCATCAAGCTGCACAAGAACCTCCTGGTGTCCTACGTGCTCCGCAACGCGCGCCAGCTCTACCTGAGCGAGCGCTACGCCGAGCTCTACCGgcgccagcagcagcagcagcaacagcagcagcagcagcagccgccccaccaccagcaccagcacctcGCGTACGCGGCACCCGGCATGCCGGCCAGCGCGGCCGACTTCGGCCCGCTCCAACTTGGCGGTGGCGGGGACGCGGAGGCGCGCGAGCCGGCCGCCCGGCACCAGCTGCACCAGCTCCACCAGCTCCACCAGCTGCACCTCCAGCAGCAGctgcaccagcaccagcacccgGCGCCCAGGGGCTGcgcggcggcggccggggcgCCCGCGGGCGGCGCGGGGGCGCTCTCGGAGCTGCCCGGGTGCGCCGCGCTCCAGCCGCCGCACGGCGCGCCCCACCGCGGGCAGCCCTTGGAGCAGCTGCAGCCGGGTCCtgcgccgctgccgccgcccgcTCCCGCCGCGCTCTGCCCGCGGGACCCTCGCGCCTCGGCCGCCTGCTCCGCGCCCTCCGCGCCCCCAGCGGCCGCCCCTCAGGCCGCTGCTGGCGCCTCCCCGCCCGCCTCCCCGgcccccgcctcctccccagGCTTCTACCGGGGCGCGTACCCGGCCCCCTCGGACTTCGGCGTGCACTGCAGCAGCCAGACCACCGTGCTGGACCTGGACACTCACGTGGTGACCACGGTGGAGAACGGCTACTTGCACCAGGACTGCTGCGCCTCCGCCCACTGCCCCTGCTGTGGCCAGGGCGCCCCAGGACCCGGCCTGGCGTCGGCCGCCGGCTGCAAGCGCAAGTATTACCCGGGCCAGGAGGAGGACGAAGACGACGAGGAGGACGCGGGCGACCTGGGAGCCGAACCCCCCGGGGGCGCCCAGTTCGCCCCCTGCAAGCGCGCCCGCTTCGAGGACTTCTGCCCGGACTCGTCCCCGGACGCGTCCAACATCTCAAACTTGATCTCCATCTTTGGCTCGGGCTTCTCGGGGCTGGTGAGCCGACAGCCGGACTCCTCCGAGCAGCCGCCGCCGCTCAACGGGCAGCTGTGCGCCAAGCAGGCGCTCGCCAGCCTCGGCGCCTGGACTCGAGCCATTGTCGCCTTCTAG